The region gtgctgctctgaacagaGGTGcctgtatgttttaaaattaaagttctctctggatatatgcccaggagtagaattgctggtcaTATGGtatatctatttttagttttttgaggaatctccagttttccataatggctgcaccaaattacattcccaccagcagtgtaggagggttcccttttctccacaccctctccagcatttattgttcatggacttttgaatgatggccattctgactggtgtaaggtgatatctcattgtagttttgatttgcatttttctgctaattagtgatattgagcattttttcatgtgccgattggccatttgtatgtcttcagtggagaatttcttctttaggtcttctgctcatttttggattgggtttttgtttttttaagttgtatgagctgtttatatattaacTTATCCTTCCCCatcctttccactttggtaatcataagtttgttttctatgtctgtgagtcactttttgttttgtaaacaagtttgtgtcatttttctagattccacatcttagtgatatcatatggtatttttctttgtctttctggcttacttcatttaatatgacaatctctgggtccatccatgttcctgcaaatggcattctttcattcttttttatggctgagtggtatttcatcgcatatatatacaccataacCTCTCTTTCctatcatctgtcgatggacatttaggttgcttccatggccTGGCTATTgaaaattgtgctgctatgaacattggggtgcatatatctttttgaattagagtttcctccagatacattcccaggagtgggattgctggatcacagggtaagtctatttttaatttttaaaggaatctccatactatttcccataatggctgcaggaaaatacattcccaccaacagtgtaggagggtcccctcttctctgcaccctctccagtatttattatttgtgaactttttaatgatggtcattctactGGTAtcagatgatacctcattgcagttttcacttgcatttttctaataattagcaacactgaggatcttttcacgtgcctgctaGCTATctatatgtcttcactggagaaatgtttgttaggttttctgcccattttttgattgagttgtttgtttttttgctattgagttgtatgagctgtgtattctggaaattaagcccttgtcagtctcctcatttgcaagtattttctcctgctttgtaggttgtcttttcattttgttcatggttGCTTTTGTTGTgtgaaagcttgtaagtttaattaggtcccatttgtttatttttgcttttatttctattgtcttgcTAGGCTGACCTGGGAAAACATTGCTATAATTTATCccctttctttttaacttcaaGATTTACTGATTCTAAGGtaaatcctttcctttttttcttcaatttattttagatttaaaatttttatatttactatttcaccaatattgatttttaaaaataaaacacaatagaTATAATTACCAATAATTGTACTCACAAAACATAACTGTTaactattagaaaatattttgtcatttaaccatatttttatatattactaCATTGTGTAATATTTGTACGTCATATTTTAATTTGATGTTACATAACATGCATTTCCTTTCACATAAAATTACTTCATATGTAAACTTGATTATTGCCTAATATACCTTCATGTaaacaatatatttaaaaacttctATGTTAGTTAACTAGGTAGATTCTTGttgaataattattttcaagtgaTTGCCAGTATCAAGAAAGTTGTCATAAACATAACTATACATAAACTTttgtttatgcttttgttttgttttgttttcaatatgGAATAGGATcttgaaaaattattatttacatttaacatGCTTCTGGCCAGGTTGAATGTGTACAAAGtattaagaaaatatatgttATAAATACTAGGGTTATGTTTTTCAACTCTactgaaaataattaaatgaaaatttcttAAATTAAGATGTCAGTGTGAACTAAATTATAGTTTAAATCACAGATTTTTTAGCAAGCAGaaatttttacatgtttttatttctgcaaAAATGGTTACCTTCGTCCAATAGCTAAAAGTACACAAGTGCCCTCAGCAATGCTTAGCTGTCAAAAAAATTCAACATGGGTACAATCCTGAGTAAGGCAGGGTATTAGAGGTTAATGAGACCATCTCAGCCCCGTCAGCCTATGACCCTCAAGGACAAGCTTGTAGTCCAACAaattcagggttttttgtttgtttgtttgtttgttttttgacacATTGCAAGTAGGGAGACCAGAGAGACAGTACAGTGTCTtatcaaacaaatgaaaatgcagagtTATTACAGGATTTACGGTATAAACTGGTTTGGGGAAAAATCAGTGTTTTGTTGAGCTCTAAGCAAGGGTTATCTATAAAAAAGATCAAAATAAGTTCTTGAATCTTGCTTTAGGATTCAGCTGTCTGAGTTGAGAATGGCTGGCTAAGCTGTCCATGTTCTCATTTGATGAAGTTACTTTAAGAATTTTGATTTGAAAATCTATAATTTCCTACTTAGGTATATGCAACTAAAATTAGATGATCAGAgaaatgattagataaagaagttgtgagattatatatatatagtttatatatagattatatatatatagtgagagagagagaggaatactgcttagccataaaaagaataaaataatactatttgcagcaacatagatggacctggagatggtcatactaagtgaagtaagccagaaagagaaaggaaaatatcgtATATCACCACAtatacggaatctaaaaaaaatgacacaaatgaacttacttacaaaacaaaaatggactccgacacagaaaacaaactcagacatggttacctgggggaatcagggttgggggtggagggataagttgggagttcagggtttgcagatactaactactatatacatataaaatagataaacaaggccctactgtatggcatagggaactgtattcaataaccTTGtcatagcttataatgaaaaagaatatgaaaaggaatacatatatgcatatgtataactgaatcactatgctgataccagaaattaacacaacattgtaaaccgattatacttcaataaaaaacattgGATGGTTAGAGAAGTTTTCACTGAGAAGAGAATAGTTGGCTGAGACTTATATAAATAGAAAGCTACAGAAAAAACAGGCAGAGAGAGAATTTTGGGCACAGGAAAAAGAAAGTTCAAAGGGCCTAAACCTATAATGAGATTGAAgagttaaaaggaaagaaagggttGCAGCAAGGTAGTTGTGGAGCTGAGGTAGGAGATAAAATAGGTGATATAAAAAGGAGACCAGTATGGTAGGTCCAAATGCAAAGTGTAAAATTTGAAGATTTGGAAAATCACTGGGCAGGTGTAGGTGGAAATTGATGCCATGGAAGCAGAGTAGACAGTTCAGGGTCAGAACTGTGAGCCATTTTCAAACGCCATGTAAAGgttgaaagaaataaagagataaaaatgaCCATGGACAACTTAAACACACAAATTGCACCATTACTGCCCATGTAACAAGGCCATGCAATGCAGAGCGTAGGGTGATGTGCCACCACGGTCCCTTCAAGAGAAGCACTGAGTAACTGGTTGCAGTTGCAGGGACTTAGCAAATATCACAGGAATGACTGGATTCACTGTGACTGAACTGGTGGAGTGAAAAGAGTCTGGAAATTCCtgatattctttaaaattatgattGTGTTTTGGGAGAAAAATGTGCAGCTGTCAGAAGCACACCATACAAGATAATTAGGAAACTAAGTAATGCTTCTGTCTTGTTGGTATAATGGAAATTCTgtaccacaagagaaaaacagaaagctgAGTCAACATTTATTAGGTTcaggagtataatctttaaaaacacCAAGGTAAGCTGGTTCATTTATTTCGTGGATATTATCAATTCAGgtaagactcaaaaaaaaaaaaaagaaaaaaaaagacctcattTTGCATTATATAGATGAACAAAAGTTGGGAaatctttaaaattcaaaattaaatgaaTCTCCAAGTATAATGAAAAAGgcttttgacattttttttttgtattcagaGGAAAAGTGTAGAAATAATAGATCTTATTGACCCAAGGACATACAAATTTGTTCTCTTCAGTCAAAATGTTATTGGTTTGTTACTTTTATGCTCTCAAGGCAAGCGTTAATTAGTctctaaaatttttgttttgggtATGATATACTAGGACACAACATGATAATGTTTCCATTGtggcaaatagaaaaaaataaataaattgcaaaAATCATATATTAAGCCATCAGAGAGCTAGGAAAGTAACAGAcacaagataaataaaacttcaaGAGCCTGGAGAACCATCCAAAAGAAAGCTGCCAACCACTTCTTGCCCCAGCTGCTATTTGGTGATTCTGGAAGTGGGCTAAGGCAAGGATCAATCTTGTCCTGGGGAGGGAGTTTCTCCTGGGGGAAAGAGAAGCCAGCAGAGCTTTTAGCAGCCATACAGCACTgcagtaaaaatttcaaaacctGGAGGCCTCAAATGCATAGCTGTTTTTAACTACGGGACATTTGCTGAGTATCGTTGGCTGTATAGGTGCTGGGAACTAAACCAAGAGATTTAAAAAGCAGTAAGACATCTCCTGAATTCCTGTGACTCCTGAGACAGAAAAACCAACCAGTGTGAGAAGGCTGACTAGACTATATTCTAACCtctcatttctgtcattttcatCTTCTGAAGCTGCAGAGTTGAGTCTAACAGGCCAAGTTAAGAGATCTCTCATAGGAAGAACTGAATCTTCCGCAGTTTCTAAGACTGAGGAGAAAAGGGTCTTTCAGGATCTTAGTTTAAATCTCTGAATACTTCTGTCCTAGAAATAAGAGCATAGAAGACAAAGACTGAGTGTGACTAAAACTGAAACCTGGCCTTGACTCAGGCCAAAGCTTCACTGGAGTGAAGTGAACAGCTGCTCACCGTATCTGTGTAACAGAagatagaaaaaacaaacacttcTGATAGAGGATAACACTGTCTGTAGCCTCTACAGATTTTTTATTAGCATAGTTAAGTATAAAACTAAAAAGTACTagacataaaaagaagaaaaactttataatcagtgatcaagaaaaaaaactgaatagcAGACTGGTGCTAAAGCTCACAGAGAGAATTACTGAGAAAGTACAATGTTAGTTTCCATCAtcacatttatttctgctttctaaAGAACACACGAACCACCTGGTCCCTGATCTGTTTGGTCTTGACCCCATAAATTATGGGATTCAGCATAGGTGAAGCCAGAATATAGACATTGGCCAGCACGACATGGATATAGGGTGAGATGTGATGTCCAAATCTCTGAGTGAGGACTGAAAAGATGCCAGGTGCATAGAAAAGGATGATGACACAGATATGGGCACCACATGTGTTGAGAGCCTTGTTGTGAGCATCTTGGgttggaatgcagaagacagcaTGGAGAATCAGcacataagaaataaaaattagtacAACATCTATGACCAAAGTTGACATTAGGACAGAAAAAACATACCAAATGTTTACGCGTATATCATCACAGGAAACATGAGCCAAAACAATGTGCTTACAAGCCGTGTTTGGGAGGATGTTACTCTGGCAGAAAGTTAGTCTCTTCAGAGGAAATACTATGGGCAAAATTGTACCATAACTTCTCAAAAAGATAGTCACACCAATTTTCCCGATCAGTGCATGTGTAAGAATAGTGATGTATCTCACTGGGTAGCATATGGCAATGTAGCGGTCAAACGCCATCACCAGCAAGATCCCTGACTCAGAGatgaaggtggaggagaggaagaataCCTGAGTAATGCAACGATCAAGAGAGATCTCCCCAGCACGGAACCAGAAGATGGCCAGGGTCTGAGGTACTGTGCACGTGGAGAGGACAAGGTCTGCTCCGGCCAGCATGCAGAGGAAGAGGTACATGGGCTCATGGAGGCTGCGCTTCGTGAGGATAATGCTGATGAGCAGACTGTTCCCAAGCAGGGCGATGGTATAGGAAACGAAGAATGGGATGGAAATCCACATATGCTGATCCTCTAGACCAGGGATGCCCAGTAAGTAGAAGACTGTGTGGCTAACACCAGTGTGGTTTAAGGCAGCCATGTCTGATAAAACCACTAGGACTCCACCATCTATGTGCAGAGAcggggaaaaaaaatgcagatcACATTCAAAGATTTTCTTTGATATCATTAGCACTTTGGCACCTTCTTGATCACATTCAGTTCAGAAGGTGCTGTGAgctatgttatatataaaagatGAAGTTTGTTCTCTAAATGAGATCTTAAtcagaaaagacaatatagacaTGCACaactaaagaaagtaaaattaagtTACTATCTTAGTtgtacaaaataaaacacagtaaCACAAGAGATGTAATGATTTCTGTATTTGTGAAGTTTTAAAGAACAAGCACATACCCCAAGTAACTCTTGAAGGTGGTGCGACATCCCAATAGGCAGGAGTGGCACAGAGAGTTTTTCTTATGGAGGCACAGAATAGAGCTAAGGAGCTCAGGAACTAAGGTCTGGTTCACAGGTAAACTTGCATGTACCAGAATGGTTGCTCGTCTAATCCAACGTCATGATAAGGAACTTCTCAAGTGCCTCACGAAGATTTTCACAGTTTTGATTCAGATGCCTTCAGCATCCTGAGGAAGTCATCTTAATCTTCCTGCTTTGTTCTGCTAAGAGAATTATTCCTATTCGGGGTGCTTCTCACCACCTGCATGATACATCTCCCCTTCAGCTACTCTTTTCCTTGCTTTCACAAGGAGTCTAGTATCAGAGTACCTATCTCATGAATAGGAGCATGTCTGATTAGCTGTCTATGATTTCCCCAATTGATTGTGAACTTTCTGTGGTTTGTGTGATATCTTTTTCCTTTGTGCATTTCTAGAACCTAGCACACTGAGACATAGTGTTTAGTCCTCAAACTGCCTAACAAAATAATCCAGTAACAAATAACAACTATTGCATCAGTGGATGATACATCAGGGCAAGAAAGTAATGAATAAGCCCCTAAATAAATACCTTAAAAGTTTACAGTAGTCAGGATTTGGGACCAATGTAGAACTTTACCTGTAAGTACTTAGTGCTCTATGGCACAATAAGGGGTAAAGAGTTCTTCACAtccacttctccctccctctcccttccattATCAAATTCTCTATTCTCCTGGAACATTCCATAATTGTGACTCTGATCCAGTGCTGTGCTGGTAAACTGGCtcagcaaaatatatatatatattatacacacacacacacacacacacacacacatatactgtgtgtgtatatatacataacatacacacaaagatacacacatacaaataaataaaataaaataaaacaaagcctgtTTCATAGTGTTTGCCAATTTCTATGCTGTATATACCCCCACCATGGCCTATTTCAAGCTACTAACATGATATCACTGggtgtggaatctgaaagaaatatgTATAGTTGCACAATCTCATATTTTGTGAATCTGTAAATGGCTCCAGCACACAACTGCTCTATTCTTTCCAAATGGGCCTCTTTCACACCAAAGAAAGTTCCTAATATTTTCAGCCTGCGTTAGGCCCCATCACATCTAGTCAGGAGTAAGTCTTCCCCACTGCAATTTCACCCCACAGAAACACAATTTCACTCACTTGTTTCATATGGCGTTCTCATGAGCTAAAATGAAATTAGTTGCAATAAGACTTTAAGAGTGATGGGGACCAGGGATCTGAGATTTTGTGCCTTTGCCTGAAGCCCTTAGGGACAACTGTTACCCCAGGGAGTGCAGACATAGAGCTGTCTTTTCAGCAACACCTTCTCTGACCTATATAATTGGGTCACATCATTACGGCTTTCCAACCCTGCCCATACAACTCTGTTCCCCACAACATCATTCCTGGATAGGTGGGCACATGTGCTTTTGTCAATTAATAAATTGTTTGTATTATAGCACAAATATATCTGTTTCCATTTGAATGGGAATCAGCAAatattaattctattttcagcCAGCACAAGTAATTTGAAattaacataaattatttttaaactgagtATAATATATTCCTTCAAAGTTTAGATAAACTTGAAATTAAATATATGCCATATGTTTAAAGTCATTTAAACTATGGGATTCataataatgatattttaaacatttaggtAATAAGACTTTAATGTCTTTTCTAAATCTATTTACACTATGTATGTGAGCCAAGATCAGCTATGAAGTACATTCTGTACTATCTCCTCCTTTGGCTACCAAATAACCTACACTGAAACCTGCTTCAGTAAAGTTCCTCTTGCCGATAAAATGGTCTCCTCCTTTTTACTGTGTtcctaagttttaatttttatttagttagtcCAAGGGACTAGTACACACGTATTTGTAAAGGAGAAGCAGCTTTATGTCTAAGAAAcacctctgtgtctgtgtatgaTGATAAAACCACAGAAGTCTAGTCAAAATGGTATTAGAAGCTGATTCAGAACTCTCCTCCCACTTAGAAAGGAGCTCGATAAaaatgtttacttgttta is a window of Vicugna pacos chromosome 10, VicPac4, whole genome shotgun sequence DNA encoding:
- the LOC102541303 gene encoding olfactory receptor 52B4-like — translated: MAALNHTGVSHTVFYLLGIPGLEDQHMWISIPFFVSYTIALLGNSLLISIILTKRSLHEPMYLFLCMLAGADLVLSTCTVPQTLAIFWFRAGEISLDRCITQVFFLSSTFISESGILLVMAFDRYIAICYPVRYITILTHALIGKIGVTIFLRSYGTILPIVFPLKRLTFCQSNILPNTACKHIVLAHVSCDDIRVNIWYVFSVLMSTLVIDVVLIFISYVLILHAVFCIPTQDAHNKALNTCGAHICVIILFYAPGIFSVLTQRFGHHISPYIHVVLANVYILASPMLNPIIYGVKTKQIRDQVVRVFFRKQK